The genomic DNA AGCCGACTTGCTATGGCTGCCGCGGGCTGTCGCATTGGCGAGCGGATCGCGGTTTACCAGTGTCAGGACGGCTCCCTTTCCCGCGCGGAATTTTTTACCCACGATGAAGACAGGGGCTATTTGTTGCGCCGATTGCGCGATATGGCCGAGCGTTTTCGCGTTCTATTTCCCGATGGCGAATTCCGCCGTCTATTTCCCCTGATCCAACCCGTCGCACGCGATCAACTCTGTCTGTTCTAACAAAAAAAGAGCAGGAAATAACCCGCTTTTTAATTCTTATGTAGAATAGATGTTCGCGCTTTTGTTTTATTGCTCGCGGTCCAATAGCCGGGTCAAGCTGGTCACGCGCCCACCGCGGTCAGTTACGCGAACCCTCGTAACTACCACATTGCTCGTATCGCCCACCCCTTGTATCAAGTCTGCCACGCGCAGTTCAAAAATGTAATCTGCTGGTGCAGGTACGGGAAAATCGGGCGATGGCCCACTGCTATTTTGCAATCCCACGCGCGGTCCCGAAATCTGTGTCCAAAAATACATTAGCGCGTCCTGGTCTGGATCCGAACTGCCAGTGCCATCTAAGACCACGCGCAACGCATCGTGAAAACCCAATTCTCGATCTGGGCCGACAACGGCGATGGGGGGGGCTTGCGTTACGGCAATACGCACGCCTGAGGTCACCAATATCTCAGATTGACCGTCACCCAATTCTAAAAACAGCTCGTAAACGCCGGGTTCAATAGGTGCTTTCCATACAACTGTTACGGAATCTTGAAACAGATCAATTAGCGTATCCGCTCGGCTGGCGGCAAATTCCCCCCCGGTCGCAATCCAGCGAAAATCCAACTCATCATTGTCTGGATCATCCGTCACGATGGTAATTTGTACTTCCTGTCCACGCCCCACTGATGGGTCAGGCCCTCGGTCTGTGCGCAAATCCAGTAATTTGGGACCTTGCTGACGGTCGAGCAAACTACAGCCACCAAGGCAGGACATACAGATACAGGTAAAAAATAATAGATGCGTTAGTTTCTGCATGACAAGACCATAAGCCAGAGATACATTATGTCAATACAATATCCAACCATTAAATAAGGTATCTGTTCCAGAAATTTGTGACATCCAATCCTCAATTTTTAATTCGATATACTTGCCACACGGCTGCGCTGAGGGTCAGGACTGCAAATGCCACGCTTATTATACCACAAAACCACAAATGGGTACTTGGGTCGGATGTGGTGAGGTAAAGAGATTGGCGCAAACCATCCATACCATAAGTCAATGGATTTATTGCCATCAAATATGTCAGCCAGCGCGACGCGCCTTCTGCGGGGAAAAATGCGCCGGACAGCGCCCACATGGGAAATAAAAGCAAATTCATTACCGCGTGGAATCCCGCAGTGGATGAAGCCTGCCAGGCTATTGTAAAGCCCAGAGCTGTTAGAGCAATGCCCAGTACAGCCAGGAAAATGAGGGTCATGCCCAAAGACGCAATGCTGATGGGGATATCCAAAAAGGCCAGAAATATCAGAAATATCAGGCTTTCCAAAAATGCCAGGGTTCCCCCGCCCAGGACCTTGCCGAGAACCAATCCTGTCCGGGATACGGGCGCGACCAGCACTGATTGCATAAATCCTTCGCGCCGGTCTTCAATGACCGAAATGGTCGAAAAGATCGCTGTAAATAACACAATTAGCAACAATATTCCCGGATAAATATATTCCAGATATCCACTGGAAATCCCCAGGGGTGCGAAAGACTTTTCAAAACCAGCACCCAATAGCAACCAGAACACGAGCGGTTGGCCTATTGCGCCGAATAATCGATTGCGGTCTCGGACAAAGCGCACCAGTTCTCGCCGCCAGAGCGACACTACGGGCAACCAGAAAGCCATTCGCACTACTGATCCTCCACTTGAAATCCGTGTCCTGTTCGCTGCACAAAAACATCCTCAAGTGTGGGCACGCTTAAAGTCATGGCTTGAACATTCTCTCGGAGAAGGGGATACAACTGTGCCAATAACTGCTGCCCGTCATCGCAGGGAATACGCACCTGCCCGTCAATTATCTGGACATCGCGACCCACAACTTTTTCAATTTGCAATTTTAGACTTTTGGAATCGCGTGTCTCAAGGGTAATTACTTCGCACCCTACTGTGCGCTTCAATGCCTCGGGTGTACCTTCGGCAATTAGCTGTCCACGATCTAAAATGCCAATGCGGTCACAGCGCTCGGCTTCTTCTATAAAATGGGTCGTCAACACCAGTGTGGTGCCATAGGTTCGCCGCAAAATATCCAGATCGTCCCAAAATCCTCGCCGCGCACCGGGATCAAGTCCGGTGCAGGGTTCATCAAAGATCAATATTTCGGGGCGGTGCAACAAACTTTTGCACAGTTCAACGCGCCGCTGCAAGCCGCCAGAGAGTACTTCTACTCGATCTTTTGCGCGATCTATGAGTCCCATCATGTCCAGGACTTCTTCGATGCGTTGGGTGAGGGGGCTGCCTTTCAAGCCGTAGAGATGGCCTTGATGGCGTAAATTTTCCAATACGGTCAGACGGGTATCTAAGCTGGGATTCTGAAAAACCACCCCGATGCGCGCGCGTACAGCACTGGCGTCGGCATTTTTGCCCAACAGTCGAATCGCGCCGTGATCGGGAGGCAGCATAGTACACAACATGCGAAATAGGGTGGTCTTCCCGCCGCCATTTGGTCCCAATAGACCGTACATCTCTCCGGTCATCACCTGCAATGTGATATTGTCTAAGGCCACGTGCTCGCCAAATTTGTGGCGTATATTTTCGACATCTATTGCGACTTGCAATTGACTGCTCCTGCACATAAAAAGAAAGGTGATAGGTCAGCCTATCACCTCCTGTATCTTCTGAATTGGATGCACACTTGTCTCACGCAATTTTGTCCAGCATCATCACTGTCCACAATACGGGCAGATATATGAGCGTTGCTCGCATCAGGCGGCGCGCTAACACATCTGTGCGCGACCGCGCAAAGGTCAAACTGGCGTACAACAGGCCCAGGCCGAGCAACACGGCAACGCAGAAATACGCGACACCAGCCATACCCAATAGCGCTGGCATCAGGCTGCACGACAACAAGACCAGAGTATAAAGTACCACCTGATGGGCGGTTCTATGGCCTTGTGGGTCTTCTATGGGCAGCATGCGAAACCCTCCGCGTGCGTAATCTTCTCGATAAAGCCAGGCTATGGACAAAAAATGAGGGAATTGCCACAAAAACAAAATGCCAAACAGAGCCAGTGCTTCGCCACTCAAAACACCTGTTGCCGCGGTCCATCCACCCACTGGCGGCAATGCGCCTGCAATGGCTCCAATCGCCGTATTGTGCGGTGTTTTGGGCTTTAAGGGCGTATAGAGGAGCAAATATACCACCACGGTTAATAAGCCCACCAGTGCGGTCAATATATTGACCAGCACTCCCAGATAAAGAATGCCCGTGCCACTCAAAATTAATCCGAACCAACAGGCCAATTCTGGCGCAATGCGTCCCGTGGGTAGCGGTCTGTCAGCCGTGCGCCCCATTCTCGCATCGCGCTCGCGCTCCATAAACTGGTTCAAAACACCTGTGCCAGAAGTAGTCAAAAAGGTGGCAAATAGCACATGGAAGATGTGAATCGGATCGGAAACATATCCCATGCCCAGCACATATCCCACAGAAGTGCTAAACACGACCATCAGTCCAATCCGAAATTTAATTAAAACAAATAAGTCATTTACAAATGTTTTTGCCTGTACCAGTTCGGCGTTCATAAAGGATATTCTTAAAACGGGGTTGACCAAAAGCACTATTTATTTTTCCAAGCCATAACAATACCAGCTTTTGGGCTGCGAGTCAAGTACAAGAAAGATTTGCGTTTGTGCATTGCTAACTTGCCCAAATGCAGTGCGTAAAATGTTGGCTTTTTTTAAGTCGCTGTTTTAAAATACCCGGTGTGTTCACGAGCGGAGGAAGATATGCAACGTATAATATTGACTGTTCGGGAAGAGAGCGGGATCGAACGCCGTGCGTGGCCTGTGACCCGGGGTGTGCCCCTGCCACAAGGGGCTGTAGCCGAACGCGCCGATTTGTGGTTGGAGGATGCTCAGGGACGGGCTGTCCCCCTGCAAAGCCGTCCACTGAGCCATTGGCCAGACGGCAGTATCAAGTGGGTCCTGGTCGATTTTCAAGCCGACGTAGTCGGATCAACGGTTTACCACTTGTGTTATGCCGGCGAAGCCCCTCGCGCTGTTCCGGCGAATCGACTGCAAATAAGCGAGAGCGACGAGCGCATTGTCGTGTGTACCGGCCCCCTGCGCTTTGCCGTGAGTCGGCAGTGCTATGGCCTGGTACACGCGGTATCATTGGGGCGGCAGGAGGCCGATGGCTTTGTCGAAGAAGTCTCTGTGAGTTCGCAAGGCGGCGATAGTTGGGCCGATATTTGCGAGGCATTTGAAGTCGGGGAGACCCAGCGGCAGATCTACGGCATGGGCGGGATGTGCCGGGGATCGCTGGGTGAAAGCGCGTACCGGGTCCAGGTGGAAGAATCCGGGCCTCTGCGGGCTGTGATCCGCTGCGAAGGTGCCCTGGAATCCGAGGCACCCATGCACCACTACGTCGGCTATCAACCCTTTCGTTTTGTGACGCGGATATACGCCTTTGCCGGACACGCCTTTTTGCGGGTCCTGCACACCGTCGTGGTGGCCTGCGATCCAGATCAGACCGAATTGCGGGAACTGGCGGTGCGAATCCCGGTGGATTGGGCGGGAAAACGGCGCTACCGGCTGGGTGGCAATCGGTGTATGGAAGGCGTTCTTGGCCAGGATGAAGGCCTGCTTTTGGCCCAGCGTCAGGATCGCCACTTCCGCCTGGATCGGCGACGAGGTGGACGCTCGGAGAGAGTAGCAGAAGGCGAAAGGACCGGTGGGTGGGCCGTGTTGGAGGGCGAGGAAGCCGGGGTCGGGGTGGCGTTGCGCTATATGGCTGAAGAATACCCCAAAGCCATAGGTGTGGATCGAGGGGGAATTGACGTGTTTTTGTGGAAAGATCCGGACGGCGGGCGACTGCATTTCAGGCGCTATGCGGAGGAAGTGGCCTGGCACGAGGGAGAAGGCGTGTACAGCGATGGCCTGGGTACGGCCAAAACCTCGGAATTTTTCATCGATTACTTCCAGCATAATACCAGCGAAGAAGCCCCTCAACGGCTGACGGCTTTGCTCGATTGGCCACACGTCGCGGTAGATCCCGGCTGGATGGCTCACTGCCAGGTCACAGGTGGCTTTGCGGTTCGCGCCGTAGATGCCTTCCCGCACTCCGAGCGCATGCTCGATGGCTTCCTCGATTGGATGGCGCGTAGCATTGAAGTCAACCGCTGGCACGGTTTTTTTGACTGGGGCGATGTGCTCGTGGCCTGGGAAGAATCGACTGGTGACTGGCGCTTCCGGGGGCGGTGGGGTTGGTGCAACAGCGAGTGGGATCCGCGCCACGGGGTGTGGATCCAGTATTTGCGCAGCGGGGCAGGGCGTTGGTTCCGTCTCGGTGAGGCGATGACTCGGCACTCGATGGATGTCGATACCTGCCACTACCACCCCCTCAGACCGTATCGGGTCGGCGGCTGTTTCCGACACAGCATCGACCACTTTGGCGACGAGCCTTGTGCTTCGCACACTTTTATCGACAACTGGATTGACTATTACTACTTGACGGGCGACCACCGGACATTGGAGGTACTCGGGGAAGCTGGCGAATTTTTCCTGCGCTATCGCTGGAGCGAAGATTCCCGTTTTTCCTTTAGTTTGCGCAGCATTGCCAACACTTTGCGCGGCCTGCTGTATTTGTGGGAACTAACGGGCAAAGCGCGTTTCAAGCAGCGCGCCGAAGAAATTTTTCAGGTCATCGCCCGGGGGCAGAACGACGACGGAAGTTGGCACAAGCGCTTTCAGGTTTCCACCCCAGATCGGTTGTCCGATCAGGCACCCTACGGCATGGCCACCGAAGGTACGACCCTGGCCGTGGAAATGGGCACCGCAACGCCTTTTACGCCGGCTGAGCACAAGGCCCTGGGTGGGGATGTAGGCAAACACGTGCTGCCCTACGCCGACCAAAAGGGCTACCAGACCCACTATTTAATGATCGGCCTCGAATTGCTGCACCGACTGACTGACCGGACCGATGTGGCCAAATGCTATCTGCGGGCTGTGGATTGGTTTTGCGGTGGGCCTGGGGTTTTCGATGTGGAAATGGCATGGAAACAGCGCTACGGCGGGGTGCTGTGCCGCCATCTGAGCTATGCGTACAGGCTGACAGGTGAGCGGGGCTATTTGGAGGTGGGGCAGCAACTGTTGCGCCGCCTGGCCGAATCGCAGGATTGGAGCGACGATCCCAAAAGGCGCGGCGCAGTGGGACTGAGCCCCATGTACCTGAGTCTGCTGTTTTTCGGCGTGCCCCATTTGTTGGATGCCCTGCAGGACGCGGGGATGGATGAGTGGCTATAGGGCGTATCGGTGCATTCTCTAAAAATTGTGCACATTATGCCCTTGCAGGGGGAACCAGAACCAATCTATGATAAATACCAGACCCGTGCTGACCGCCTGTGCTGCCAGCAGGCCGATGAAAAATGGTTTTCCCTTTTCGTATAATTGTACGCCACCCATTTTCATGACAACCGCTTTGATTGACCAGACAATAAAAATCGAAAAGACCGTCTTACTCACGCCGTAGTTCCCTTGCATCGCCAGGCCAATCGGGTGCAGGGGCCACCACGGCACCCAGTAGCGAACGGTCGTCAAAACCGCCATCAGTCCCATGCCGATAAATGCCCACATGACCCTGCCATTGCCGCCGGGTGCCAGGGGATTTCGGATTTCTGTAATTACAAAATCAAACGCCACAGGTCCCGTCTTCTTCATCCCCATATTGCCCAGATTATAGGCTCCGTATTCATAACTCAAATACAGGGTATCCACTATCGAGATGGTGAAGCCCAGTGCGAGCGCCAGCCACAGCACGGGTGTAATTCGCCGAGGACTGACGACTTTATCCACGGCTTTTACCGCCTGGGTGAACGGCGGCATCAAAAATCCCTTTCCAATATCGGGCCACTGATTGAACACATGCATAAACCCGAGGACCACCACACCGGAAAGCCCCACCATATTTGAACCAAATGCCTGCACAACGGCATCGTGAGGCTGAATGCGGTAATACACATAGACCAATCCCAATTCTGCGATGGCGCGCGCAAGGCCCAGGAATAACAACATCGCCAAAATGAGAAAGCAGAATACCACCCACAAGGGCATGCCCGCCGTATATAGCCACGCCGAGACAAATGCAAATGCGCCCAATAAGCCGAATACTGCCATGCGATAGGACAATAATTCGCCGCTATCATCTACCTCGCAATTGGGATATAGCGCCTTGCGTATCACGGCTTTCAAGTGTGCGCGGGCCATCCACAATCCCCAGGCAGATAAAAAGATCAATGCGCCCATGCTCTGCCAGCCCAGGGCATCGCTTGTCCAGTGGTGGGTTGCTGCGCCGATTTGATAGCCGAAGATATTGAATACATATACCTGAAACGCGGTCAAAATAATGAAGAACCACACGCTGAACAGAACGTCCAGGCGCGCAAAATATCCGAATCCAATGGCGTAAAAACTCAGGCGATTTACCATCCAGGGAAAGTCTGGAATCGGTTGCCACTGTGTTTGTTCAATGTCTATATGCGGAAATGCAGGGGTAAAATAAGACGCGATATTCCACAATTTCAAGAGCATGACGAGGGAAAATGCGATCCAGAATAGGGGAGAGCGAAATGTTTTTTCCAGTCCGCCGCCTTTTTCTGTCTCTGAAAGTGATTGT from Gemmatimonadota bacterium includes the following:
- a CDS encoding ABC transporter permease, encoding MAFWLPVVSLWRRELVRFVRDRNRLFGAIGQPLVFWLLLGAGFEKSFAPLGISSGYLEYIYPGILLLIVLFTAIFSTISVIEDRREGFMQSVLVAPVSRTGLVLGKVLGGGTLAFLESLIFLIFLAFLDIPISIASLGMTLIFLAVLGIALTALGFTIAWQASSTAGFHAVMNLLLFPMWALSGAFFPAEGASRWLTYLMAINPLTYGMDGLRQSLYLTTSDPSTHLWFCGIISVAFAVLTLSAAVWQVYRIKN
- a CDS encoding glycoside hydrolase family 127 protein; amino-acid sequence: MQRIILTVREESGIERRAWPVTRGVPLPQGAVAERADLWLEDAQGRAVPLQSRPLSHWPDGSIKWVLVDFQADVVGSTVYHLCYAGEAPRAVPANRLQISESDERIVVCTGPLRFAVSRQCYGLVHAVSLGRQEADGFVEEVSVSSQGGDSWADICEAFEVGETQRQIYGMGGMCRGSLGESAYRVQVEESGPLRAVIRCEGALESEAPMHHYVGYQPFRFVTRIYAFAGHAFLRVLHTVVVACDPDQTELRELAVRIPVDWAGKRRYRLGGNRCMEGVLGQDEGLLLAQRQDRHFRLDRRRGGRSERVAEGERTGGWAVLEGEEAGVGVALRYMAEEYPKAIGVDRGGIDVFLWKDPDGGRLHFRRYAEEVAWHEGEGVYSDGLGTAKTSEFFIDYFQHNTSEEAPQRLTALLDWPHVAVDPGWMAHCQVTGGFAVRAVDAFPHSERMLDGFLDWMARSIEVNRWHGFFDWGDVLVAWEESTGDWRFRGRWGWCNSEWDPRHGVWIQYLRSGAGRWFRLGEAMTRHSMDVDTCHYHPLRPYRVGGCFRHSIDHFGDEPCASHTFIDNWIDYYYLTGDHRTLEVLGEAGEFFLRYRWSEDSRFSFSLRSIANTLRGLLYLWELTGKARFKQRAEEIFQVIARGQNDDGSWHKRFQVSTPDRLSDQAPYGMATEGTTLAVEMGTATPFTPAEHKALGGDVGKHVLPYADQKGYQTHYLMIGLELLHRLTDRTDVAKCYLRAVDWFCGGPGVFDVEMAWKQRYGGVLCRHLSYAYRLTGERGYLEVGQQLLRRLAESQDWSDDPKRRGAVGLSPMYLSLLFFGVPHLLDALQDAGMDEWL
- a CDS encoding ATP-binding cassette domain-containing protein encodes the protein MQVAIDVENIRHKFGEHVALDNITLQVMTGEMYGLLGPNGGGKTTLFRMLCTMLPPDHGAIRLLGKNADASAVRARIGVVFQNPSLDTRLTVLENLRHQGHLYGLKGSPLTQRIEEVLDMMGLIDRAKDRVEVLSGGLQRRVELCKSLLHRPEILIFDEPCTGLDPGARRGFWDDLDILRRTYGTTLVLTTHFIEEAERCDRIGILDRGQLIAEGTPEALKRTVGCEVITLETRDSKSLKLQIEKVVGRDVQIIDGQVRIPCDDGQQLLAQLYPLLRENVQAMTLSVPTLEDVFVQRTGHGFQVEDQ
- the cyoE gene encoding heme o synthase; this encodes MNAELVQAKTFVNDLFVLIKFRIGLMVVFSTSVGYVLGMGYVSDPIHIFHVLFATFLTTSGTGVLNQFMERERDARMGRTADRPLPTGRIAPELACWFGLILSGTGILYLGVLVNILTALVGLLTVVVYLLLYTPLKPKTPHNTAIGAIAGALPPVGGWTAATGVLSGEALALFGILFLWQFPHFLSIAWLYREDYARGGFRMLPIEDPQGHRTAHQVVLYTLVLLSCSLMPALLGMAGVAYFCVAVLLGLGLLYASLTFARSRTDVLARRLMRATLIYLPVLWTVMMLDKIA